In Neisseria perflava, the DNA window GTTCTCCGTCTGGTAAATTTAACTGCGCCTGATCAGCGGTTTCCAATACTCGGGCAAAATCGGCAATACTGTGATAAGAAGGCAATGATTCCGTTTGCTTTCGCAAAAAATACCAAAGCAGCCGACGACGCAAAAGCGGCGTACATTGCCGCCACCGGCTGATGCTGAATATTCCGTTTGGACTGATGCGCTGGTATTCAGACTCAATCAATTCATCTAAAAGCTGCAAATCTTCCTGCAATAATCGAACATTGGCACAAATTTGCTGCTCAAAATTCGGAATACGCTGCTGCCATTGCGGCAAAGCCTGATTTCTCATCCAATTGCGTAAATAGCCGGAGTCTTCATTACTTTCGTCTTCAACAAAAGACAATCCCCATTGTTGGGCATACTCAGCCAATTTCTGACGGGAAAATGCCAAAAGCGGCCGCCAGATTTGAATCTCTTCATTTAAATCACGCCATACCGGCATAGCCGCCATACCGCGCAATCCACCCCCGCGCACAGCCGACAACATAAATGTTTCGATTTGATCATTACGGTGATGGGCCAAAACAATGATTTTCTTCAGGCCGTCTGAAAATGCCCGATATCGTGCAGCCCTGGCCGCCGCTTCCAAACCTTTTCCTTGTTTTTCCACATTGACACGGCACACCCGCAAGGCCACATTCAGACGCTGACAATAATCCTGACAAAATTTTGCCCAACTGTCGGCATTGGTACTTAAACCATGATGAACATGGACGGCACGCAAATCAAAATGGCGAAATTCACGCATCCGATGCAAAAGATGCAGCAGGACGACAGAATCCAATCCGCCACTCAAGCCAACTTCAACAACAGTATGGCTCGGCAAATCAGGAAAAGCTGCTTGAAAACTTTTAAATAGGGAATCAGGAGATAGTTGCGACATTTCAGACGGCCTGAAATTTTGAATGACTCAAAAATTGAACACAAAAAAAGCAAGCAGCGACGGCATCTGCTTGCTTTTTCAACAGTCAAACTTATTTATCGGTAAATTTACCGTAAGCCATGATGCGGTCGAAACGGCGGGAAAGCAAGTCAGACATGGTCATGCTTTGAGCTTCGCTTAATTGCTGTTCTAAAACGGTTTTAACGTTTTTCATCGTGGTTTCAAAATCACGGTGTGCGCCGCCCAAAGGCTCATCAATCACTTTATCGATGACGTCCAACTCTTGCAGGCGTTTGGCGGTAATACCCAATGCTTGCGCGGCATCTGCTGCTTTTTCAGCAGTTTTCCAAAGAATAGAAGCGCAGCCTTCGGGAGAAATCACCGAATAAGTCGAGTATTGCAGCATATTGACGTAGTCGCCGACAGCCACTGCCAACGCCCCACCCGAACCGCCTTCGCCAATGATGGTGCACAATACCGGCACATGCAGGCGGGTCAGTTCGTACAAATTACGGCCAATGGCTTCAGACTGGCCGCGTTCTTCCGCGCCGATGCCCGGATACGCGCCCGGGGTATCGACAAAGGTCATGACCGGAATATTGAATTTTTCGGCAGTCTTCATCAAGCGCAGTGCTTTACGGTAACCCTCAGGACGCGGCATACCGAAATTGCGGCGGATTTTTTCTTTGGTATCGCGGCCTTTCTGATGGCCGATAACCATCACGCTTTGGCCGTTGAAACGTGCCAAACCGCCGACAATGGCATGATCGTCAGAATAATGGCGGTCGCCGTGCAACTCTTCAAAATCGGTAAAAATACCGTTGATATAGTCCAAAGTATAAGGACGTTGCGGATGGCGGGATACTTGTGAAATTTGAGCCGGAGTCAGCTTGCTGAAAATTGACTTGGTCAACTCGCTGCTTTTCTTTTTCAGTCTGGCAATCTCGTCGGAAATATCAACGGCAGATTCGTCTTGTACGAATCGCAACTCGTCAATTTTATTGGTTAATTCGGCGATGGGTTGTTCGAAGTCCAAAAAAACGGGTTTCATAAAACAAAGCTCTCGGTAACGGTTGCTGACATGATACGCTAATCAGACGTATTTGACAGCATTTCTCAAAGGGAAACTGCCATCTTTTGCAATAAAAAATCTTTCAGACGGCCTTTAACAAAGAAATAGTATATCTGCACTAAACGCATGAAGTGCCGTATCTTATGATAAACTTCAATTCAGTTCAATCATTTCAAACAGGCTATGAAAAACGATCATGATAATACGTCCATGCGCTTGGACAAATGGCTGTGGGCCGCGCGCTTTTTCAAGACCCGCGCGCTGGCACAAAAACATATTGAGCTGGGCAGGGTTTTGGTAAACGGCTCGAAGGTGAAAAACAGCAAAAATATTTCCGCCGGCGACACCATCGACATGACTTTGAATTCCCTTCCCTACAAATTCAAAGTTGCCGCGCTCAATCATCAACGCCGCCCGGCACCGGAAGCGCGTTTACTCTACGAAGAAGACATGAAAACGGCTGCCGAACGCGAAGCTCAAAAACAGCTCGACCAAGCCAGCCGCATCAGTGCCGCTTATCCGGACGGGCGCCCAACCAAACGCGACCGCCGCCAGCTTGACCGTATGAAGCGCGATAGCTGGTAAAGCGTTTCATCCATTTCATCCATTGTTTCAGACGGCCCTATATCCATGCCGTCTGAAAACCAAAAACAGGCAGGACACCCTGCCTGTTTTTATTTGTGATGATTAAAATTTATATTCTAACTGACCACGAATAACGTTTACGTCCTGCTTATCCGTGCCAACGGTAGGCGTAACCTGTTTGCCGGCCAAATAGAAGCCTTTGAGTTTCCAGTTTTTCCAAGGAATATAAGTTGCACCGATTTGCACGCCTTGGACGTTTTTGCTGTAATCCTCAACAGAAGAGACACCGGACAACGAACCGACACGGCGGTAGTTCAAGAATACGTCGTAAGAATTACGGACGTTCCAGTCGGCCGATTTATAGCGCACTTCAGTGAACACGCCGTCATTTTTGATTTTTTGTCCGGCATCATTATAAGCTTTGATATTGGACTTGCTGACCGCGGCCATCCAACGCCAATCGTCATTAAATTTAATGTCCGTACCAATTTCCCCGAAGACCGCGTTTTTCTTCGCGCCGCGTACATCGATGTCTTTCATGTAGCTGACGGTTGCGCCGACGTTGATATTCTCATTCACAGGCAACACGCTTTGAACCGCGGCAAAATGTCTGCGGCGACCGCCAATGCCCCATGCGTTGTCGTTCAGATTGCCGGTACGGCGGCCCGCATAGATTTTGGTCGGCAGGGTTTTATTGTCAAAGAAGATTTCGCCGCCGGTGACTTCGGTATCCCATACGCGGCCGTATGAAGAGAATGCGCCAAATTTACCGACACGCGCTTTGATGTTGTTGTATACAGTCCCTTCGGCATACAGTTTATTGACCGGCACATCATGATCGCCGTTAAATTTACCGGTTTCCAAATCGATATTCGGCTCGATTTGCGCTACCAATTTCCAATCTTTGTACAGTTTTGCGCGTAACCAAAATTCTGCGTTGAAGTTGGCATTGGTGTCTTCAGGCGTCGGATTAACGCTGCTGTTGTTGGCATTGATGTCTTTGGTATCCGCACGTACGCGCAAACCGCCGTTCACAGTCAACAAATCATTGAAAATGCTGATTTTATCGTCATCTTTGCGAATAATGCTGCCGGAATTGACATAATCGTTGGTGGTGGCCAAAGCCGCCGCATCACGACCGCCATCAGCATTCTCTGCCAATGAATAAGATGATGAAGCCAATAAAATACAGGTTGCAATCAGTTTGGTTTGAAATTTCATGCCGACTCTCCAAAAGAAGGTATTGAAAGTGAAGTATTCGATAAAGCGTACAAAATCGTGGATTTTGTAAAAATTATTCATTTTGTTTACTAATTATTTTTATCGTATGTAAATTAGTGTAATCAGTCAAGCAGATTTAAACGCTTTATCCGCTTTCAGACGGCCTCTTGATTCAGGTCAAACAGAAGCCTGCATATCAGGTTGTTCAAACTGCCGTTCCAAGGCATCGGCCAATGCCGTCCTGCGTTTTTGGTGGCATCCCACAGCCTGACACAATTCCTCTGCATTTCCCCAAAACACAAAACGTTCACGCGCGCGGGTAATGGCCGTGTAAAGCAAAGCCTTATCCAATCCTCGGGCTTCCTCTTCGCCCTCCGTCGTTGCAGGCACTGACGGGGGCAACAGCCATACTTCCCGATATTCCGAACCTTGGCTCTTGTGCACCGTCATGGCAAAAGCCGATTCAAAATCGGGCAAACGGCTGATGGTAATTTTTTTGAATCCATCTTTCTCAGGAAAATAGGCAGACAAGCCATTCAACGATTCTTCATCTTTCATAATCAGCCCGATGTCGCCGTTAAACACTTCCAGCATGTAATCATTGTGGGTAATCATGATGATCTGTCCGGCAAACCAAGGCGTTTCGCCCGAAACCTTGCCTTGCCGTTGCAAATATTCTTGATAAGCCTGATTCAAATCATCCGCATCCTGCCGCCAAGCCGCCAATACCACCACATCGGCAGCATGACCATAGGCGAGTGCAACATTATTCTCTGCCACGGCCTGCCAATAATCCTGTTGCTTTTGATACAGCAAAGCAACCTGCTCTTTCAGACGGCCTGATTTCATTTCCAACTCTTTGGGAAACTTGTCAAACTGTTCGACCGCAGTTTGCTTTTCCCCGGATACCACCGCCCTTGCCAAACAACCAATGCCGCTGTCTGCACCAAAACGGTGGCTGAACGTCAATTTGGCATTGTTTTGCGATAAAGCCTGAGGCCGCTCTTTAATCTCAAAGCCATGATTGGGCAGATAAACTTCCAGCTTTTCAGCAGTTTCTTTATCCAAAACCGTCGGACGCGACAACGCCGCCAATACGGCACCCAAGCCAACCGACGGCAACTGGTTTTCATCGCCAAGCAACACCAAACGACAACTGGTCGGCACGGCACGCAATAAATCCAACACCAGCGGCAAATCCAACATCGAAGCCTCATCCACCACCAAAACATCCAAAGCAAGCGGATGTTCATGATTGAACGCGGGGCGCATTTGCGGCGGCCGCAATTTCAACAATCGATGGACAGTCTGCCCTTCCAAGTTTTCCAAATGCGCTTTAATGTTCGGAGACAAATCAAAGCCATCTAAAGCCCGCTGCAAAGCCCGTGCCATATGCGCAGCCGCCTTGCCCGTCGGCGCGGCCAACGCAATACGGGGCAGCTTCGTACTGTTATTGCAAATCAGACCCAAAAGCTTTGCGACGGTCGTGGTCTTACCCGTACCCGGCCCGCCGGTAATCAGCATAAAGTTTTGCAGCAAGGCCAAAGCCGCAGCATCCCTCTGCTCTTTACTGTCTTTAGGATCAAACCAGTCGCTCAGGCTTTTTGAAGCCGCCATGAAATTCACTTCTTCCGCCGCGGCACTTGCCAGCCGTTTGATTTCGACAGCCAAATCATGCTCCAACTGCCACATCCGCCCTAAAAACAATTTCCGGTCTTGCAGGATAAGCGGTTTATCCGCATTGCCGACCAAATTCGGCAAGTTGCTTAAGGCATCGACATCCGCTTTATCCAAATAAATAAACGAATGCCCGTTTTGCAAGGCTGCAAACAGTCGAACCACATAAGGCTCAATAACGGATGCGCCCTGTACTTCGTGGCGGCGGAAAAACGCAATGGCCGCATCTGCGGCAGAGGAAAGGATAGAGTCGGTCGGATTCATGGCTCAAGCTTGATGGATACGGACAAAAGAAAGGCCGTCTGAAAAACAGTGTTTCCATAAATGAAAACCTATTTTTCAGACGGCCTCTATTATACCGTTCAAAGCATAAAATATTTGCCTGAAATAATAACCTTATTGCAGCGCTTGCAGGCTGCCGTCTTTCATGGTCATTACCCGGTCGAAACGTTCAGCCAGCTCGTCATCATGGGTTACCACAATCAGGCTGGTGTTCAATTCGCGTTTCAAATCCAGCATCATGTCCAGCACATTTTGCGCATTTTTACGGTCAAGGTTCCCCGTCGGCTCATCTGCCAACAGGCATTTCGGCTCATTAACCAAAGCACGGGCAATCGCCGCACGCTGACGCTCGCCGCCGGAAAGTTCGCTTGGACGGTGCAGCATACGCTTATCCAAGCCGACCTTTTTCAGCATCTTGACAGCCTTCTCCTCAGCCATCGCCTTGGGCATTTTGCCGATTAAAAGCGGCATCATGACATTTTCCAAAGCAGAAAACTCAGGCAATAGATGGTGGAATTGATACACAAAGCCCAAATAACGGTTGCGCAATTCGCCCAACTGTTTTTGGCTCAAACCGCCCAAATCCTGATCCATCAGTATTACCTTGCCTTCAGACGGCATATCCAATCCACCAAGAAGGTGCAGCAACGTAGATTTACCGCTGCCTGATGAACCGATAATACTCACACTTTCCGCTTCGGCAACTTCAAAATCTAAATGATTCAACACTTGTACATTCAATGCGCCGTCATTATAGCTTTTGCCAACGCCGATACATTTCAAAATTGTCTTACTCATAACGCAAAGCCTCCGCAGGTTGGGTTTTCGCAGCACGCCAGCTCGGATACAGTGTGGCGATAAATGCCAAGCCAAGCGAAATGCAGGCAATAACGGCAACATCTTTCAAGTTCACATCACTAGGCAGGTAATCGATGAAATAAACTTGAGAGTTAATCAAATGAACGCCAAACAGGTCTTCAAAAAACGCAACAATCTTGCCGACATTCCAACCCAGCAATACGCCGCATACCACGCCCACAAGCGTACCGAAGAACCCCGCAAAAGCACCCTGCACCAAGAAAATCTTCATAACGCCGCCCGGGGACAAACCTAACGTGCGCAAAATCGCAATATCGGCTTGTTTTTCCGTTACCGCCATTACTAAGGAAGAGACGAGGTTAAACGCAGCAACCGCGATAATCAGTGTCAAAATGATGAACATCATGCGTTTTTCCAACTCAACGGCTTCAAAATAGCTGCGGTTGTTAAACGTCCAGTCGCGCACCCATACTTCATCTTTTTTAGCATCAGGAATCAACTTGGCAATGAAAGACGGTGCATTCTGCGGATCAGCCAATCGTAAACGCAGCCCACCGACATTTTCTCCCAGTCGATACAAGACTTGCGCATCCTTGATATGCGTCATGGCCAATGTGTTATCGACTTCATAAACACCGGTTTTTACCACACCGACCACATTAAACTGCTTCAAGCGCGGCACCACGCCGGCAGGAGTGACATTACCCTCCGGCGTAATCACAGTAACTTTACCGCCAAGCTCCGTACCCAATGCCTCAGCCAGCCCTTGGCCTAAAATAATATCAAATTCGCCCGGCTTCAAATCGTCGAAACTGCCGGCCGGCATATCCTTGCCGTAATCAACGACATTTTTTTCTTCAGACGGCAAGATACCGCGTATCTGCACACCGCGCACTTCACCGGCATTGGCAAGCAAAGCCTGATCGGAAACATAAGGCGCGCTGGCCAATACTTCCTTTTTGCCTTTTACAAATTCGCGCAAATTCTGCCAACCCGGCGCACTGCCGACATCGTAATAGCCGATTTCTGCATGAGGTGCGACGTTCAACAATTGACCGCGTATCTCTTTCTGAAATCCGTTCATCACTGATAGCACCACAATCAGCGCCGTTACGCCCAAGGCGATACCGGCGATTGAAATCATGGTAATAAATGACATAAAGCCGTTGCGTTTTTTCGCACGCAAATAACGCAGGCCTATCCAAGTTTCTAAAGAAGCCATTCAAAAATGCCTCATTCGTTTGTCAAAAAAGACTTATTGTACCGTAAAACCGACAGGTCGTCCGATTGCCCGACTGATGTGGCATTCAGGGATATAGTGTATGTAAAACCATGTATCTTCCCGTAAATTCCGCCGAAAAACTTGCACAATCGTCCAATCGCCCTTATTCTGAAGCTGTGACTCGTTTTGTCACCATCAAAAAGGAAATACACTAATGAACAGCAAAAAATTCTTGGCCCTCGTATCCATAGCTGTAGGCTTGTCATTCAGCTTCAATGCATATGCCGCCAAAGAAATCAAAATCAGTTCAAACAATACCGCTTACTCCGACGCCGATGTTCAAAAACTGGCAGCCACTGCTGTCGGCATGGGCGTAAAAGAACCTGTCAGCCTCAACAGCGGAAACGGTGTTGTTACCGTATCCGGCAGCAGCGCAACCAAATGCGCATTCAAAGTCGGCAACGGCGATACGCCTCAAATTCAAGGCGTGAGCTGCAAATAATCTGATTTCATCAATGAAAAGGCCGTCTGAAAAACTTTCAGACGGCCTTTTTATATTGCCATTTAAGATTGAATATTCCTTCTATCGTAAACAGCCTGAGCCAAAGTACCAGCATCCACATATTCCATCTCACCACCCAAAGGGATTCCCCTCGCCAATCGACTGACTTTATAAGGAAGATTTTTAAACAATTCCGCCAATACATATGCTGTCGCATCGCCTTCGGCTGTGAAGTTGGTTGCAATGATAATTTCCTCAATATCACTCGCCTGCAAACGGACAACCAGCTTATCTAACGCTACTGCCGAAATATCCATGCCCTGCGCCGGACTGACTTGCCCCATCAGAACGAAATACAGGCCATCATGACAATTAGCCGCCTCCATGCTGGAGACATCCGCCGGCATATGCACAATCATCAAACGGCTTTTATCGCGTTTTTCGTCTGCGCAAATTTCACACAAATCGCCTTCGCAAAATGTGTTGCACATCCGACAATGTTGCACCTGTCTCAAAGCAAACTGCAAAGCATCCACCAACTCCTGCGCTTCTTCGCGTTTGTACTGTAAAAGCTGGTAAGCCATACGCTGGGCGGATTTTGGGCCGACATTGGGCAGGATTTTTAATGCATTAATCAAGCGGACAAAGGCATCAGGATTTTTACTCATGATTTCAGACGGCCTTTAAAAAGATAGCTAAAAATAAGAAAACAGCCGGAATTCATCCGGCTGCCCTACTCAAATACTCTGCTTATTCGGCAGCATTATTAACTTGCTGTGCGCCTTGCTTACGATCGATTTTTTTATCCAAATACTGGAGTAAATTATCGAACACATTGGCAGAAAGCTGCTGAACCAAAGCCTGTTTGGCAGCCGGAATCTGTGAATCGGCATTTTCAGGAGCAGAAACGCTCTGAACTTCCATAATCACCGGCGCAGGCATACCTTCCAACAATGTATACGCAGGTTTGCCGCCGACAGGACGCGCTTTCAGCAAAGCCGCATAAGCTTCCGGAGACATGGTTTTACGTGCATCTTGTGCGCTCAATTGAGAAACAGGCGACCATTGAATATCGGCAGCTTTACCGGCTTTCAATGCGGCCAAAGTTTCTTGGGCTTTCTTCTCCGCCAGTTTGGCAGCTTCAGAGCGCAGATATGCTGCACGGACAGTGTCTTTGACTTCTGCAAATGGTGCAATTTTCTCTTCGCGCACTTCTTTCGCACGAATGACCCAAACGGTATCGTTGTTGATGGCGATCACTTCAGAATTGTGTTTTTTCTTCAGTACATCATCACTAAACGCGGCATTAATCAATGCTTCAGGCAAGCCGGCTTCCTTCGCGCCCGCTTTGGTCACCCACTCATCCAAGTTTTCCACTTTCAAACCTGAATTGGCGGCTGCTTTTGCCAAAGAAGATGGATCATTGAAGGCATCTTCACCCAATTTTTCTTTAGCGGCATTAAAGGCAGAAGCTGCTTTTTTCAGTTTCAAGGCTGCTTCGATACGCGCTTTGGCTTGTTCCAAAGTCGGCTCAGCTTCGACATTCAAAACTTTGATAACGTGATAACCCAAAGATGATTTAACGGTATCGCTGACTTCGCCTTTGCCCAATGCAAATGCCGCTTTATCAAATTCAGGTCCAAAGCCACTGCCGCCGCTTTTGCTCAGGTAGCCCAAATTGCCGCCTTTGTTGCTGCTAGACAAATCTTTGGAGTACTTGGCCGCCAGCTCGGCGAAAGCATCTGGGTGCGCTTTGAGCTCTGCAGCCATTTTATCTACTTCGGCTTTAATTTCCGCATTGCTTGCTTCATCTCCGTTAGGCATAACAGGAATGAAAATATGCGCAATTTCGGCTCTTGGCGACAAATCTACGCTTTTGCTGTCGTAAGCTTTTTGTACTTCTTCTGCGCTGACGGTTTGCTTGTCAGCCAAATCTTTGATGTTCAAAGCCACATATTCCAGCTTAACGGCTTGAGGAATCAAGTAATCTTTCTTATGCGCTTCATAATACTTTTGCAAAGCCGCATCATCTACTTTTACTTGTGCCGCAAATGCTTCAGGGCTGAAAGTAAATGAACGGATGGTACGTGTTGCTTGAGTCAGGTTAATCAACTGACGCGCTTGCGCATCGCTGACCAACGCACCGTTTTGCACCAAATTCAACAGATTTTGCAATTGGAACTGTTCACGGATGTCTTCAACAAACTGATCCTCCGTCATTTTGCGCTGATCCAAATACTTCTTGAGCAAATCCTGACTGAATTTGCCAGAAGCATCATGGAAATTCGGATCATCCACGATAACTTGCTTGATTTGTTCCTGAGACACAGCAATGCCCATCAGCTTGGCACCCTGCTTCAGGTAAGCTCTTTGCAATAAAGATTGGAATATCGCATCACGCGAAGGCGCATTATTGCCGGCAGCCTGCTCATTTTGTATCGCAATCTGTAAAGCATGCTCGCTGACCTTCTCATCCCCGACTTTGACAATGTAATCAGAACCCGGCGAAGACAAGTTATTGGCACCGAATCCGATAAAGGTCAGACCGATGATACCTAAAACAATCTGGGCGGGTGTTTTATATTTTTCAACAATATGGAACATATTTATCCGAAAGAAAAGTTTGGCGCGGCAGCCTGAAAATGCTGCCGCAAAAATCTTAAAATCCTGAAAACAGGCTCAAAGCGCGTATTGTAACGTATTTTTTCGAGGCTTGCTTTTTCAGACGGCCTAAAAACCTAAAAATGCCTTATCCGAAAATTTCCTGATACGCTTCTACTGAAAATCCGACATGAACCTGTCCTTCTTTGACCAATACAGGCCGCTTGATGATACTGGGATTTCCCACCATCAAAGAAATCGCACCTTCTTTTGTCGCGGCAGATTCTTGCGCATCTTTATCCAACTTGCGCCAAGTCGTACCTCTTTTATTGAGCAAAATTTCCAAAGCCGCCTGCTCCAGCCAGCCATCAATCAATTCGGCAGTCGGGGCGTTTTTCTTAAAATCTACAAACTCAAACTCGATGCCGTTTTCCGCCAACCAACTGCGCGCTTTTTTAACCGTATCGCAATTGGGAATACCGTATAGTTTTATCATCTTATTTATCCTTGGTTTTATTCATAAAATCACGAATTCAGGCCGTCTGAAACTTTTCAGACGGCCTGAATTGAATGCTACTTATTTCTTAGCAGCTTTCTTCACTTTAATCTTCACGCTTTTACCTTGAGCATTATTTTTACGCCCGGCTTTGACGGAAGCTGTTTTCGCCTGCGCTTTTTTCTTGCTTGCGGCTTTAGGTTTGCTTGGCTTAGTAGGCTTAGAGGCAGGTTTACTTTTCACCTTGCTCTTCTTTGCCTTCACAGGAGTAGCCAACGCTTCATCAATTTCTTTAGCCGAAAGTTTACGCTTACGCTTTTCGACAGGCTTGTCAGCAGCTGTCGG includes these proteins:
- a CDS encoding RNA-binding S4 domain-containing protein: MKNDHDNTSMRLDKWLWAARFFKTRALAQKHIELGRVLVNGSKVKNSKNISAGDTIDMTLNSLPYKFKVAALNHQRRPAPEARLLYEEDMKTAAEREAQKQLDQASRISAAYPDGRPTKRDRRQLDRMKRDSW
- a CDS encoding arsenate reductase, with product MIKLYGIPNCDTVKKARSWLAENGIEFEFVDFKKNAPTAELIDGWLEQAALEILLNKRGTTWRKLDKDAQESAATKEGAISLMVGNPSIIKRPVLVKEGQVHVGFSVEAYQEIFG
- a CDS encoding acetyl-CoA carboxylase carboxyltransferase subunit alpha, whose amino-acid sequence is MKPVFLDFEQPIAELTNKIDELRFVQDESAVDISDEIARLKKKSSELTKSIFSKLTPAQISQVSRHPQRPYTLDYINGIFTDFEELHGDRHYSDDHAIVGGLARFNGQSVMVIGHQKGRDTKEKIRRNFGMPRPEGYRKALRLMKTAEKFNIPVMTFVDTPGAYPGIGAEERGQSEAIGRNLYELTRLHVPVLCTIIGEGGSGGALAVAVGDYVNMLQYSTYSVISPEGCASILWKTAEKAADAAQALGITAKRLQELDVIDKVIDEPLGGAHRDFETTMKNVKTVLEQQLSEAQSMTMSDLLSRRFDRIMAYGKFTDK
- a CDS encoding SurA N-terminal domain-containing protein; this encodes MFHIVEKYKTPAQIVLGIIGLTFIGFGANNLSSPGSDYIVKVGDEKVSEHALQIAIQNEQAAGNNAPSRDAIFQSLLQRAYLKQGAKLMGIAVSQEQIKQVIVDDPNFHDASGKFSQDLLKKYLDQRKMTEDQFVEDIREQFQLQNLLNLVQNGALVSDAQARQLINLTQATRTIRSFTFSPEAFAAQVKVDDAALQKYYEAHKKDYLIPQAVKLEYVALNIKDLADKQTVSAEEVQKAYDSKSVDLSPRAEIAHIFIPVMPNGDEASNAEIKAEVDKMAAELKAHPDAFAELAAKYSKDLSSSNKGGNLGYLSKSGGSGFGPEFDKAAFALGKGEVSDTVKSSLGYHVIKVLNVEAEPTLEQAKARIEAALKLKKAASAFNAAKEKLGEDAFNDPSSLAKAAANSGLKVENLDEWVTKAGAKEAGLPEALINAAFSDDVLKKKHNSEVIAINNDTVWVIRAKEVREEKIAPFAEVKDTVRAAYLRSEAAKLAEKKAQETLAALKAGKAADIQWSPVSQLSAQDARKTMSPEAYAALLKARPVGGKPAYTLLEGMPAPVIMEVQSVSAPENADSQIPAAKQALVQQLSANVFDNLLQYLDKKIDRKQGAQQVNNAAE
- the lolD gene encoding lipoprotein-releasing ABC transporter ATP-binding protein LolD; translated protein: MSKTILKCIGVGKSYNDGALNVQVLNHLDFEVAEAESVSIIGSSGSGKSTLLHLLGGLDMPSEGKVILMDQDLGGLSQKQLGELRNRYLGFVYQFHHLLPEFSALENVMMPLLIGKMPKAMAEEKAVKMLKKVGLDKRMLHRPSELSGGERQRAAIARALVNEPKCLLADEPTGNLDRKNAQNVLDMMLDLKRELNTSLIVVTHDDELAERFDRVMTMKDGSLQALQ
- the recD gene encoding exodeoxyribonuclease V subunit alpha; amino-acid sequence: MNPTDSILSSAADAAIAFFRRHEVQGASVIEPYVVRLFAALQNGHSFIYLDKADVDALSNLPNLVGNADKPLILQDRKLFLGRMWQLEHDLAVEIKRLASAAAEEVNFMAASKSLSDWFDPKDSKEQRDAAALALLQNFMLITGGPGTGKTTTVAKLLGLICNNSTKLPRIALAAPTGKAAAHMARALQRALDGFDLSPNIKAHLENLEGQTVHRLLKLRPPQMRPAFNHEHPLALDVLVVDEASMLDLPLVLDLLRAVPTSCRLVLLGDENQLPSVGLGAVLAALSRPTVLDKETAEKLEVYLPNHGFEIKERPQALSQNNAKLTFSHRFGADSGIGCLARAVVSGEKQTAVEQFDKFPKELEMKSGRLKEQVALLYQKQQDYWQAVAENNVALAYGHAADVVVLAAWRQDADDLNQAYQEYLQRQGKVSGETPWFAGQIIMITHNDYMLEVFNGDIGLIMKDEESLNGLSAYFPEKDGFKKITISRLPDFESAFAMTVHKSQGSEYREVWLLPPSVPATTEGEEEARGLDKALLYTAITRARERFVFWGNAEELCQAVGCHQKRRTALADALERQFEQPDMQASV
- the recR gene encoding recombination mediator RecR; protein product: MSKNPDAFVRLINALKILPNVGPKSAQRMAYQLLQYKREEAQELVDALQFALRQVQHCRMCNTFCEGDLCEICADEKRDKSRLMIVHMPADVSSMEAANCHDGLYFVLMGQVSPAQGMDISAVALDKLVVRLQASDIEEIIIATNFTAEGDATAYVLAELFKNLPYKVSRLARGIPLGGEMEYVDAGTLAQAVYDRRNIQS
- a CDS encoding lipoprotein-releasing ABC transporter permease subunit — translated: MASLETWIGLRYLRAKKRNGFMSFITMISIAGIALGVTALIVVLSVMNGFQKEIRGQLLNVAPHAEIGYYDVGSAPGWQNLREFVKGKKEVLASAPYVSDQALLANAGEVRGVQIRGILPSEEKNVVDYGKDMPAGSFDDLKPGEFDIILGQGLAEALGTELGGKVTVITPEGNVTPAGVVPRLKQFNVVGVVKTGVYEVDNTLAMTHIKDAQVLYRLGENVGGLRLRLADPQNAPSFIAKLIPDAKKDEVWVRDWTFNNRSYFEAVELEKRMMFIILTLIIAVAAFNLVSSLVMAVTEKQADIAILRTLGLSPGGVMKIFLVQGAFAGFFGTLVGVVCGVLLGWNVGKIVAFFEDLFGVHLINSQVYFIDYLPSDVNLKDVAVIACISLGLAFIATLYPSWRAAKTQPAEALRYE
- the tilS gene encoding tRNA lysidine(34) synthetase TilS, encoding MSQLSPDSLFKSFQAAFPDLPSHTVVEVGLSGGLDSVVLLHLLHRMREFRHFDLRAVHVHHGLSTNADSWAKFCQDYCQRLNVALRVCRVNVEKQGKGLEAAARAARYRAFSDGLKKIIVLAHHRNDQIETFMLSAVRGGGLRGMAAMPVWRDLNEEIQIWRPLLAFSRQKLAEYAQQWGLSFVEDESNEDSGYLRNWMRNQALPQWQQRIPNFEQQICANVRLLQEDLQLLDELIESEYQRISPNGIFSISRWRQCTPLLRRRLLWYFLRKQTESLPSYHSIADFARVLETADQAQLNLPDGELVAYRDKLFVCQESEFQKLPWCNGSEVRGRLKDILLENGFVLLPYKGGLSEEELEKQAVLRSVVKGDVIQSGQREKSVEKLLQECHIVPLVRKYWPIVLSMGNKCLAVVNLRVGSDVQIGEGYLPVHEKLAKYIAKDKVVDSKFSNY